From the Rhea pennata isolate bPtePen1 chromosome 12, bPtePen1.pri, whole genome shotgun sequence genome, the window TGAGTCCGGCTATACAAGGACTAGGTGCCTCCCCTGCAGGCCAGTGCTGTCTTGCCCGTTCACCCCTCCGTGCCAaaaccatttcttcttttcctcacaAAACAGATCCCGCTGCTGGAGAAGCAGTTTGACCTTGAGCAGCGGCGTTGCGCGGACACCGACGTGCTGGGGAGGCCCCCCCAAAGGTAAGCCTGTGTATGGGTGGGCAAGCTCAGAGGCAGGGCCTGGGCACAGGCAAGGGGGCTGTGAGCCTCCGCAGGTGCCAGGACCCCAAATGCCTCAGCTCCGGAGCACCAGCTACGACAGCCCCTGGTTTCTTCTGACGGGAGTCGGCAGGGGCCGGCAGCGGCCAGGAGGCTCCCGGGAGAGTGGGAGAGGGACTTTGTCACTCCGCTTGCAGGCTAGTGTCCCCACAAGCACTGCAGAACATGCAGCTGATGACTTCCTACAAAGTCCTTCGGGACAGGTGGAAGGAGCGAGTGGAACAAAACAGACAGTggctgaggaaggaggaggaggagcgccGGTAAATACCTCGCAACGCGGGCGGGTTCCCCCCTTTCCGCAGTGCCCTTCCTGCCATGGCCTTGGGGACAGAGGGTCTTCTGCAGCCCCGCCTCGGGGGACAGAAGCAGCCTTGGAGCCTGGCCTGGGCTCACACATCCCGCCCACTCAAAGGGGGTGGCGGGTGGCCGTGCACCAGAACCTTGCCAGCAACGTCTCCGGTGGCACAACATCTTCCTCCTGAACCCTACAGCGCTTCGGTGATGAGCCGCCTCcggagcagagagcagcaagacCGCGCGCTGGGCGCTTACCACCAAAATGGCTTTTATGCCTGGAAATAAAGGGGCTTTCCGAGTTGCTGTGAGCCTTTCCTTGGTGGGTGTGAAAGTGCCAGGGGCAGCTCCAGAGGgcctgggaaggggcaggcGGGAGCAAGGAGAGTGGGGCAGCCCCTCTCGCAGGCAGCTCTCGGCCCAGCCGCGCCCTAGCAGGTGACTTTGGGGACTGCCCTGCCCGAGGAGAGGCGAGGGAAAGCTTTTGCGGGGAGAGTGGGTGACTGAGGTGCCCAGAGCCTGCCAAGCTCTTCCGTGGGCTCCAAGTCTTTGGCTCACCATGTCCCGGTCCCAGACGCTGGGatctctgctcctgcagccagTTCCTGCTATGGGCCGGCGCCTACTTCATCCAGCAAAAAGGCTGAACAGCCCCAGAGGGTGGCTAGACCTCAGGGACGGCACCTCCAGGGTCCAAGCACACCGTGCGAGTGCAAGAGTTTCCAGCAGCACTCTCTTTGATCTTCGTGGCAGCAGCGAACCTGTTAGCAAAGGGCAAGGGTGTCTTTGCAGGTGCTGAAATCCCCATGCAACTGCAAAGGGAAGGCAGTTGGTGCCCCTTCACCGCTGGACTCACCAGCCTGTGCCTTGCAAGGGCATTCTCTGCAGCAGCCATGAAAAGAAGAGCCATTGAAGACACAATGTGCTCCCATAGTAATTCCTCTACCCTTAGTGGAAcaactgttcttttcttccccacccTTGAGCTTAGCAGGGCTCTCATGTACTCTTACTGAGGGACATGAGTTGACTTTTAACCCTCTCCTTCAGCTTTTGGATAACCCTCATGGAGCTCTTCCAGAAAGGGCTGGACAGGGACTCTTGTGCCGTGGTACAGCCCTGCCCAATGCACCTCTGGACCTGTCAGTGTCTAACAGCACCTCTGTAAATACAAGTTTTGGAATGTCTCTCTTTCCCATTATCTTGCCCTATTCCCTCAGTATGTTTTATTCCTGCCTTGCCAGTCTTCATACTTCCTAGGCCTGAGACCTAGCCCTGTCAGGATTCCTTTTTTAGCAGCAGAGCCAAAGCCTTCTAATACCtcttggaaaaagcaaaaagaaagtctgaaaaCCAAGCCCATCACCAGCCCTGCTACTGATATATTCTGCACCAGACAGCAGGAAACACATGCCAAGCTGAATCATGCTGTATAATGCTTTGAAGGTCACCTGCCTGGCCTACCCAGGGTAGGGAGTTCAGCTGGGAGGAAGCGACATTCCTGCATGCCCACCTGAGTGCAGCAATACTGTGCCCGCTGCAGGCCGGTGCATAAACAATGACAGACTGCTGCACGCTTTGGATGGCCCCATGCTTGGGATTCTGCAGAGGGAAGTTTGAACAAGTGTCCTTACATTCAGTGTACTGATCAGAGGAAGGAAATACATAAGCCCTACAGAAAGCCCTTTAACCCACTTGTTGCTGAGATAACTGATGCCAGCAGCACtagtttctctttctctactCCACTAGCAAGAAGCTGTCCTTCCTGTTCCTCACTCTGCCCTGGGGGTGATACATGCCTGGCCTTTGAGCTGGCTGTGGAGAAGGGGCAGGAAAGGCTCGGAGGACTGGGGATCCCAGGAATGCCACCATGGCTGCTAGAGCAGTGAGGAGCAGGGGACCATGCCCAACTGCTGGCTTGGCTGAGCCAATAAATTCTGCAGCATGCGTGGGTGATTGAAGAGGGCTTGAAGGCTACTTGTAGGTGATGAGAGCAAGCTGGGGTCCTACCACACTGCCCTCAAATCAAATGCCCTGCTGGCAACTCCTGTTCTACCCTGCAGCCAGATACAGGGGACAGCAAATATgacatttctcttctcttggaCAGCAACCACAGCAGCCTGCCGGGGCACCAGTTCCCATCACTTCAAAACCAAGGAACCAAGCACAGGGTCCCCTCCACTCCTCCCGAAAACCTACACCCTTCCCCACCTGGCCAGTAATCTTTTTTGCAGCAAGCATTTGCTCTCTTTAGTTGTACCTCAGCGAGGAGGTAGTGCAAGGAAACTGCTCTACTTCCCTCTCCCCATTGCTCAGCTCTGACTAGCAGTATCACAAGATCAATCAGCTCACAGCTTTCTCAGCAACTTCCCTTCTGGGAGATGGCAAAACTAGGAAGTAGAAAAACTGATGAGGCATGAGATAGCAGGTAACCGTTGACAGGGTGGGGTGGGAGGCAACATGGAGATGGCTATACAGCACAGCTTGGCCTCAGCCAGGAGCTCAGCTGTATTTACAGCCTTGGCTATAGCACAACATGGTGCATCCCTCAGCAAAAACATATCTAAGAACCTACAACAGATCCAGTATAGTAGTTTCAAAAAATAAGTCCAGCACAGAGATCACTTGCAAGGAAAGACTCATCATCTTTTCCTAGTGTATTCCTCACTTTAAAACATACCACAGAAAAGACTCAATCCTCAGTAAGGAGGTTCctgttttgtattaaaatgcCCCATGCTAAGACCTTATTATATCAACACTTGATGCTCCAAAGCCTAGTGCCTTGTGGCTGATTCTGTCATATAGCAATGAGTATTATAACAATGAGATGTTCAATGTTCAAGGTCCAGCTTTTTAAGTCAGGTTAAATATCAGTTAAGGTTGCCCCTGGAGATTTCCTggtgtttgttttctctttctgtacCTACAGAGatatgaaataaatagtacaCCACAGACCTCCTGAAAGTACAGGTAACTGAAAGCGACTTGCTGGCAGGCAGTTGCAACCCTCTTGAGTTTGATCTATCCAAACAGTGTTTCCCCAGGATATTATTTTCTGGAATCTTTTGCTCCAGGATGCCTGCTTGCATTGAGAATCTTCCTCTCCCCATTGGCACAGGGCTCTGCCAAATACTGGGTTTGcatttttgtgagaaaaaaggcaaaacactgTTTCCAAGCATGTCATGTGTCAGACTGGGAGGGTGGGAGGCAAGCTGTGAAGCCAAGTGCGTATGCTGCCTTTAAGGTTGCTACGTGCACTAGGACCAGGTCCTAGGCCCTGATGCTTTGCAGAGTTTGAAGAAGTATTGCTAGCAGCCTTTTGGAAATGACCCAACAATCTTAATGAATCTGGGAACTTTCCATACCCCCATGACTTTTCTAGCTCACTGACCTGGTGTGATCAGCAGGCAGACAGGGAAAATCTGCTCCTTGTGAGACAACTATTTGAATGACTTTCATTCCTGTGTCTTGGCATCTAGATGCAAGAGACCATCTTCTTGGATTTTTAAGCAATTCACCTTCCTAAAGCTACTAAGGACAAAGCTTCACAAAGCTATAAGGGAAGGTCTCAGTCAAAAATGCAAGGATGTCCTAATGTATTCCTCTTAAGATCAGCTCAGGTGACTGAATAAGGCTCAACCACCTGCAACGCACATGGGATGAAGGTAAATAGGACTTTAAAGCTTCCCAGAAACCCAGTGTAAGCACACATATGCAATCATGGCTTTTCCAACTCCAGTAAAACATTGCATAGTAGAACTCCTATTcaacaggtttaaaaaaaagaaaagcaagccaCAGGCAcctttttaaatctgattttgagTAATATTTAGAGTTAATTCTCTCATATCCACCTTTCCTCAAAGTGCTGTTTCCTAAAATCAAGACTCTGTTGGCAGTAGGTACCTAGAAAGCCCATCAACCCATAGTTATCTACTAAAAGTTAGTTACTTAAGACATCTGGTCCAATCTACATTAATGTTCAAACACATGCTTTGGACCAGAGACTGCAACTTTCACGGCATATGTGACACACGCACATGCGTGacaattcaaattcaaattcaagCCCTATCTCCCTCTTCTGCTGAGGATgcttgaaaaagaataaagtcaACTTAGCATTACCTCATCTCTCATCTGAGATTAAAAATTCAGTACTACTACTCATTTATGCTTACCTGGAGGTCTGGGAATTGTTAACTTACTGAATAATTAATAAGCGCTACAGGATTGCTCTAATCATTCCACAAGCTTTGGCCAAGTGTGTGACAGACAGCACTCACTAAAAGTGGGGCAGAGCACCAGCTGTTTAAGAATGCAGACACATCTCAAGTTACAGATGTGGCTCAAGCTCTAATGAAACCGGTTTACCCAGACCTCCAGACTCTTAGGAAAGGCATCAGATTGGACAGTTATCAAGGATGTCTGAGCACTGCTTCCTCTTGAATGCTCTGAGGATACAGAGCACATCTTCATCTCCTGCTACATTAAATATGCGGAGGGGAGAAAGCTACCACaaacaaggcagaaaaatcAATCTCCTGATTTAGAATAAATTAGATAGTTCCCAAGAAGTTTAATGGGGTGTCATATCACCCATACATTTCACAGTAcaggagaaaaagagcagaacacttcaatctttaaaataatctgcATGCTTCAAAAATAGCAAAGCTCCATCTACTGGAAGGATATATGctgcagaaggctgaaacaTACCAAAGATCAGCAGGCTTCTCCACCTTCAGCAGATGACCCAGAATAAGCAGTAACAGGGACCAGATGGAGAACCTGATCTGGCAGGGGCATCTTACAGAACTATGACAttccctgaaaaggaaataaaaatggcagTACTCTCTGCTGGCAAGAGCTGCCCAGCATTTCCACTGCGAGATGAACTGTGCACAGACCACAGCTCTGTACCAGCCTACTTTCTGGAAGTGGCATCTTGCAAAAGACAAATGTCTTAACACCAAACATCATGGCTACACTGGATAGAACCAGCAACATCAACTCCCATGAGAAACCCTAGAGTGAAGGAAAAAGGGAACATATATTGCAGCAACCTGTCAGGAGACTAGGAAACCAACTGAGACCCAGCCTATCAACCAGTTCATTAACTGAGAATACTAACAAGTGAATCTTAAACAAACAGGTCAGCCAGGGACAGTGCCAGGTATGTCTATGGTACTGCCTCTGCCTCCTATTCAATCTTTGGGTGAAGAATACTAGGAAGGGGCCTCTAGAGGTCTCTAGCTCAACCTGTGCACCCAAAGCAGAACTAAAGTCAGATCAAGCTACTCAGGGCTTTATCAAACcaagttttgagtatctctaaGGATGAAGATTCCAAGACTCCACTCCAGTCCATCCACAAGCACATTCAGTATGGGTGGTACATGCGCCACAGACAGGCAGAGCAGACTTTTGATGTGCCTGGGCGATGCAGAAACTGCATCTGAGGAAAGAGACAGGTATTTCCCATCTGCCTGCTGATCTTGTATGTCGTGACAACATCATCTCTCAGCATTTAACATCTACTTCTTAAGACATAATAAAATGCCCTGCCACTATTCCACTCCGCTGTAAACTCTATAGTTTGGTATGAAGTACTTATTGGAGGACCACTCACCAAGAAGCAGCTAAGCCCTTGGAGTGTGCAGTCCCACCAGACAGTAAAGCATATGTAACTAGCTATGTAAGTAGAGGAAAGGGCTAGAGAAGTCACCTTTCTTATTCAAACAGCAGTCACCACAGAGCTCCTTACTGACAACAAAACTGTGACCTCAGGGGAGTACATATGTTGGGGAGCAGCCAGCTGATGTCACACATACTAAccttgaaaatacaaaaggaaatcaAAGTTACAGGCATACCCAGTAAGGTAAACGTCGCAGACAAGACATCATCGCCACAAAAAGGTGGGCTTCAGTTAGAGAATAACGTGCTGAGACATTCAGAGCCTGCTAGAAAGCAAGAAGGCCTTTACTGATACCAGTTTCAGAGTTTCCCCAACAAACACCAGACAAGAGAAATAAGTTCGCAGCTCTAGATATTCACTGAGGAACCGAGATCAATGAAGAAATGAATGGTTTGAGAGGCCTGAGGCTTGACTCTCAGCTGACTGCTCTCCATCCACCATCCTCAGGAGAAGATGTGCTTCTTCCTAGCTGCTAGTGAAGGACAATCTCCAACACAGGCAGCATACTGGGTATGCCTGCTTCCTCCACCCAGCCACGACAGCATGCAGACTGAGAAACCCTCTGAGCCATTATCCTTGGTGATCCCAACAGGGCTACAAAGCACCTCAAAGGCTGAGCCACGCTGGTCAGGCCTAGCAACTCTGGAAGCATCTCCCCTCTCAATAAAGACCCCTGAGCACGGAGGATCAGAAATCACACAGGACCAGTGAGACATCTGAGATGACtacagcagctgcacagcccaCACTTCGTGGCCCGGCTccaggcaggcagagagcagTCAGGGCAGGAGCACAGCGGTTTATTGGTGACATGCGCAGAGATGACAGCGGACCCTGGTGCAGGGTGGCAGCTCTCTGATGGCAACAGGAGGGGACCCAGGGCTGCATTAGGTTTATGTCAGCGTCTCACCCTTCGTGACctgtggaaagagaagagagctAAGCTAGGACCCAGCTCCCAGCCCCCCGCCCGCTCCTGGTCTGCCACCACTCCACTCACCCGGGCCTCGATGTACTCGATCCTGCGCTCCAGAGCCGTCAGCTTTTCATTCAGCGTGGCGAGCCGGGACCTGCACGACATGTCTGCGGGGAAGCGGCAGTGAGGGCTACGAGACAAGGGCCCGCCCGCCCTCCAGCCGCTGCCCCGGGCTTGGCCCAGCCCAGTCAAGGCCGCCCCGCCGTCCTCACCGAAGGAGTTAAGGAAGTCCGCAATCTTCTTGATGGAGCTGGTGATCACCTCGATGTACTCACGGTTCGCCCAGTCCTGATGGATCTCCCGCTGCACCGGGTCTTCCTGCACCGACatggccgcccgcccgcccgccacGCACTGCGCCTGCGCGCGGCTGCGCACcactccctcctccccccaacccCTGCCGCTTCCGGTGCCGGCGCACAAGGCCCCGCCCAGCGGCTCGCGCCCGCCTGAGTGGCGCCCGTCgcgtccccccctcccccccccgagCCCGCCACAGCCATGCGCTTCTGCATCACTTTTATTTGTGACAgacgcggccgccggcgcggcccccgctaCTCGGCACTGCCCTCGTCGCTGCTCTCGGCGCTGCACTCGCTCGCCGTGCCGCTCGGCTCCTGCGGGAGAGGCTGCTGTGAGGCCCGCGCTGCCCCACAGGGCGGTTCTGCCCGCCTCGAACCTCGCTCCCGGGGGCCCTGGCCTGCTGCTCCCACCAACAGGCAGGAGAGCCACAGTTTCCCTGACGACAAGAACTCCTCTCTTGCCAGGCGTCCCAGTGCTGTAACGGGAGCGCGCTGCGTTGGAAGGCCGCACGAGGACACCCCTGCTCCCTCCCGGCTTCCTCAGTTTTTCACTCACCAGCTTGCTAAGCCCCTACCTCATCAGGAAATAAATAGTTACTTTTAGAGAAAAGAGACACCATAACCAGAGCAGTGGGCATCAGAGCAGCCTGATGTCTCAAAGATTTTGCCTGCTCCGGTGGTTTTAAATGAGTTAAGCCTGAGGCCTGATTTGGCAGAGCTCTGttatcccctccccccccccccccccagcatttTCTCTGCCTTATAGTAACAGTTTTAACAGGTGGCAGAAGTAATTAAAAGCAACAGGTAGTGTGGCCTGTAAAGAAGTACCTCAGCCACATTTTCGGTAGAGTCCTCCTCATTGGAATCCCTTTCCTCGGATGCTTGAGACAAGATTTCTTCTCCCTAAGCGAAGCACAAAAAAAGGCTGTACTGAATTTATGTGAAGCAGCCAAAGCATGGCAGGGCAGAATGGAAGAAAGCAGCATTTAGTTACGATCTCACATAACTGAGTAAAAAGCAGCCTTTGCTTTGGTCATCGTGCTTGTACAGCAAAAGAGGAAGATGATGGTCAGGATTGGATTCTATTAGGGGATACACACACAAGAAAGCGCAAGAAAAGGGGTTCAAGCAGCCTTTATCTCTTCCCTTCTTTGCACGTAGTTCTTACCACCCAGAGGAAGGATCGCTTATATTCAttgttacaaaaaataaaaatcagtcgCTTAAGCGTGGAAGCCTTACGGTGAGGGACCCCCAGTTGTGTAGCAATGGACCACGTGTACCCCTTGAAACTGTGGACTAAAATGCTTCCTTCTGTTGCACTAGATACGACCCGACTATGATCATGCTGAATGTGGCTTTACAGCTGTACTTGCACAAAAGGGCAGAGTTACAGTTGTCTGGACAGCATGACCTTTGTCCTTCCCCAGTTTTTAACTGCCTCAGACAGGACAGTGTTTCTCACCTGAAGATCCCGATTTTTAAGGATGCCCACCCAAAATGCTTCCTGGCAGTGGTTGAACGCCAACATCGCTTTTACTCGATACACAAATTGTTCCAGTGACTTCTTCAACAAAGGCACATGGTTGGTCAGTCCAAGATCTTGTCGAATCTAAATATGGAACAGTACAATATGGTTACACTTGATTCTTGGttaggttttcttgctttaaaaaaaaaattcaggcaGTATAGACTCAGGCATGGGATAGAATTTCATTAGCAAATGACACTGTGTTGTAACGATCACCAGAAGCTGTGCTAATACAAGCCATGGTTATATAGGCGGGTGGGAAAGACCATGCCCCCACAAAGTTTGGCCAGACTCTGTCATTTCTTAGCCAAACTCTTTcatatctgctttttaaaaaataaattgagatACGCATTTTCtctaaagacaaaataattccTTGCAACAATCCCAACAGCTATATCTACTCTggataaaaatagaagaagcCTCAGCTTTTCTTGTGAACTCCTGAGAGAGGCTAGTAACTCCTCCACATAAATCAGATGAATTCTTCTGACACTTGGGAAATTCTTTTGAgaatctgcttttcatttgttCCGTCATCTCAGCAACAAAGTGATATCAGTTGCTCTGTTCCccaagaacagcagcacagagctcttcTCAGACAGATCTCATATCGCTCATCACTTTTGCTCACTACAGCCACAGCTTGTGTGCACATGAAGATCTGGAAGCTTCAGTGCTACTGGTGCTGGTGGCATGTGCAACTGACAGGGTGCATAAGTCTGACTCTTGCATATAAGAAATTTTTGGTGAACTAACAGAGCTATCTATGCAGGTCAGCACCAGACAATCAAACATTGCTAATTCACAGCAAAAAGCAACACTACAAGTGGCCAGACTGTGAAACTACCTGCTTAAGAAAGGAGGTAGGTACTTGCTAATAGCCAAAAGCTGCAAACTAATCCTGTGGCAAGTTTCATATCAGGAAATCACTGCATTCTGAagcacagcaggaaaagaaggagaaaggtgtTGAGCAAGCTACTGCAATGGCAATTTTTCCCTGCTCAGTGTCCCATGCAATCCCTGAGGGTCAGTGAGAACTCTTGTAGTAATGCATCAGTATAGTCCAGAAATAGTAGGAGTAGCTGTCATTGCAATCACTATTCACCTGGCACAGTACAGTCATGGGATGCTGGACTAGGTGGTGGCAGTATTCTTTGGTGATTTTCTGGGACTCTGCAAGAGGGCTAGAAAATGTGCCCTACAAGTTGCACACTTTCATAAATTGGACCAGATTTCCATATCCAGAACATTAGGTACTTAAAATGTGTGCGCACTATTAACTCCAAATCCAACTTGTCCAGACCAAAGCAGCGCTGGCTTTTGGAGAAGTCGGACAGGAGAGAATGAATAGAGTTGCTCTAAGCAAAAATCAGCTGAGGAAGAGTTTCTGTGCCATGTATTGCATGAGATTTAGCTCCAGGTGAGCATGCCTGTCTGAGTAGTGTCTTCCTGCTAGTCTTGAATCTGCAATACAGAACAGACAACCTGCCATAAGCGTAAGCAATCACTTTATGCATAAGTTCCTTTATGAAAATGCTATGAAATCCTTCTTGCATAAGATGCTCTCTTTAGCTCTACTCTGAAATCTGATAAGCTTCATTTCTTGAAAAAGTTCAAGATGTGTTGGGAAGGAGGGCAGCACTGCTTTGCTTCATGTTCTGCCAAAAGAGAATAGTAGCTCAGTGCCAACACCAATCTGTTCCCTGCACCTAGCAGTCTTAACCAGAACCAAATCAGTGAAGACCTCACTAATGACACCCTATCTACTTTACTGTGCTCCCTAGACCTTGAAGCCTGTCTGACTGTATGCAAGTGCTTCAGAGACTCAAAGCACTATGCTCTTTGCAAAAGTCTGTCTCCAGAAACTGTCCTTACGTCCTGTATTAGGTACATAAACTGAAGAGAGACTTGGTGTGGAAAAGTAAATGGTAAGACTTGGGAAGACACAGGTGAAGCTGAGTGCTACTATCTATTGTGAAATGCTCTTTAAAGGTATCCCTGCTGAGGAAGACTAGCAAATCTTAAATAATGCTGCATGGTATGTCAGTGAGTAATTACTGGTTTTATatcaaagtgaaaaatcaaGACTAGTTTAACAAAAAAGCCAGCATCAGATCTTCTTCAAACAGAAATGGAGCATTTATTGTATACATTGATTTCCCTCAACTCAGCTCCTGCCTTCTCATTCTTGCAAAAAGATGTAGCACAGAGACCTAATCAGATTGCAACAGATAGCAAAAGCTGTGGCAAAATGCCAAAATTCATTATTCATGAATTGCAGTTATATGCTAATGGGGACCATGGGCTGTGCTTTCTTATTTTGGATAGAGGGCAGCTCATTTATCCGCGCAGCACTTGAAAATGCCAGTCAAGTGCAAAGACAAACACCCTGATTACAAGGTGCAGGGATGTCATCTTCTTTACAAGGTGAATTGTGACTTTAAAGAGGGCACGGGGATTTCACTTTCAAACATCAGCAGGCTCTTCAGCATCTTCAGGGTTTGTGCCAGCTTCCAAGTCACCAAGCTGACTGGGTAGGTACTTCCCCATACTGATGACTGCAGTGCCATGTTCTGATTTTCAcctagacattttttttttcctgctgctggttgtgatTAAATCCCTAGCAAATCTAGCTCAGGGAGCCATGCTAATACCTAACTTTCTCCCTTCAAATACTTCAGCAGAGCTCCCCTCTAGAACAGGTATTCTTGGTCCTCTTGGGaatccaacagaaaaaaagcatcatgCATGTGAAATTCCCTCTAACTGCATTTCCCTGCATGATCGTCTTTGACAAGAAGCACTGGCTCTCTGCACTGTAAGTGGGCTATTATTCCTgtcccccttccctcctgccaGTCCCCTAGGAGAGACTGGCAGACTGGTTTGGGTGTCACCAGTATAATCCACTGCCTTTGCTCTCTTCTCTGGTAACAATGTCAATGTAATAATGTCAAAAAGGCATCATAAGAGGATTTTGTGTAGATTTTCCCCTGTCCAACTCCTGATGATGATTCCTGAAACTCATAGGGCTGTTGATCTCTGCCAATGCTTCTCTCCCATATTATGAATTTGGCATTCATATCTTATGAAAAGGCAAATGTTGCCTCTAAGGTGTTAGCTTGTGTTCTCAAAAACACCCCCTTACAGATGCCAACAACCAAAGATGTCAATAACTTCTGTCCTAAAAAACAGAGCATGCTAACCTGATCTGATATCCAACTCAGCCACTTCCACAAATATTTCAACTTCAGTCCATCAACCAAggctatttttcctcctctgagaGTTTCTGCCTGCACTGATACTGTTGGAAGCCTGCAGGTAGAACCTGCCTATGCTCTGGAAAAGCAGTGGAAGGGAAATAAGTCTTCCTTATGATAGGAGTTTGCACAGCAATTAGAGCTTATCTTACTTTGGAATGGCCACACATGTGATGAAGTTGTCTGGTACTCAGCTGCAAGGTTTTCAGCAAACTCTGCACATCATCCTGTAATAAAGAAGCAGAACATCAAATCACTGACCATAACGCAaacaagaatattaaaatagtattaatCCTACTAATCCTTTCAAAGGAATGTTGTGCATGTGCAGAAAACATCAGACAAATTGGATGAGGTCATAGGAAACCTGCACTGTGCATATAGTCAAGTAACCAGTAATGAAAGTCTGACCACACAAATCATAAGCATTACCAGGCCAAGCATTCTGAGCTGAAACTTGTTTTGCATCAGACTTGGAAACCAA encodes:
- the BRK1 gene encoding protein BRICK1 is translated as MSVQEDPVQREIHQDWANREYIEVITSSIKKIADFLNSFDMSCRSRLATLNEKLTALERRIEYIEARVTKGETLT